One genomic window of Paenarthrobacter ureafaciens includes the following:
- the coaBC gene encoding bifunctional phosphopantothenoylcysteine decarboxylase/phosphopantothenate--cysteine ligase CoaBC codes for MRIVLGVGGGIAAYKVASLLRLFTEAGHQVTVIPTESALRFVGVATWEALSGNPVSNSVFDDVEKVNHVRLGHEADLIVIAPATADLLAKAATGQAGDLLTNTLLMAHGPVLFAPAMHTEMWQHAATQANVATLRSRGVTVLDPAVGRLTGADSGPGRLPEPDVIFEAAIALAGSRSPVGPAYGAGPGPLAGKVVTISAGGTREALDPVRFLGNRSSGKQGAALASAALAAGATVRFLAAHMDIEPPAGVELVRVESALELREAALKAAVDSDVVIMAAAVADFRPADVSDTKIKKVDGEEAPVVRLVRNPDILQELVEARNAADRQQLIIGFAAETGDAHGDVLQHATAKLKRKRCDLLVVNHVGVGKVFGQDDNSVVILSGHGAEPQTASGSKADVAAAVVDRAAVELSAAFPAP; via the coding sequence GTGCGCATAGTCCTCGGAGTCGGGGGAGGGATCGCAGCCTACAAGGTTGCATCGCTCCTCCGGCTTTTTACTGAAGCCGGTCATCAAGTCACGGTCATTCCCACCGAGTCCGCCCTGCGGTTCGTAGGTGTCGCGACGTGGGAGGCGTTGTCCGGCAATCCTGTGAGCAACAGCGTTTTCGACGACGTCGAGAAGGTCAACCATGTGCGGTTGGGCCACGAGGCAGACCTCATTGTGATTGCCCCCGCCACCGCGGACCTCCTGGCGAAGGCAGCAACGGGCCAAGCCGGCGACCTCCTGACCAACACGCTGCTCATGGCGCACGGTCCGGTCCTGTTTGCCCCGGCGATGCATACGGAGATGTGGCAGCACGCGGCCACCCAGGCCAACGTGGCGACGCTGCGAAGCCGCGGGGTGACCGTACTGGACCCCGCAGTCGGCCGCCTCACCGGCGCTGATTCCGGCCCGGGGCGCCTGCCTGAGCCCGACGTCATTTTCGAGGCCGCGATCGCCTTGGCGGGAAGCCGTTCACCCGTTGGTCCAGCGTACGGCGCCGGCCCTGGCCCGTTGGCCGGAAAAGTGGTGACCATCTCCGCGGGCGGTACACGGGAAGCGTTGGACCCTGTCCGCTTCCTGGGCAACCGGTCCTCGGGCAAGCAGGGAGCTGCCTTGGCCTCGGCAGCCCTGGCAGCAGGTGCAACCGTCCGGTTCCTCGCGGCCCACATGGACATCGAACCTCCGGCCGGCGTCGAGTTGGTCCGCGTTGAGTCCGCCCTGGAGCTGCGTGAGGCAGCCCTGAAAGCGGCAGTGGACTCCGACGTCGTTATTATGGCTGCTGCGGTAGCGGACTTCCGGCCGGCGGATGTCTCGGACACCAAAATCAAGAAGGTCGACGGCGAAGAAGCGCCGGTCGTCCGCCTGGTCCGGAACCCCGACATTTTGCAGGAGCTCGTAGAAGCCCGCAATGCCGCGGACCGGCAGCAGCTGATCATCGGATTTGCCGCCGAAACAGGCGACGCCCATGGCGATGTGCTGCAACATGCCACCGCCAAACTGAAGCGGAAACGGTGTGACCTTCTGGTTGTCAACCACGTGGGCGTTGGAAAGGTATTCGGCCAGGACGACAACTCCGTGGTCATCCTTTCCGGACATGGTGCCGAACCGCAAACGGCGTCCGGCTCGAAGGCCGACGTCGCCGCCGCCGTCGTGGACCGTGCCGCCGTCGAACTGTCCGCGGCCTTCCCCGCACCATAG